One Streptomyces mobaraensis NBRC 13819 = DSM 40847 DNA segment encodes these proteins:
- a CDS encoding sensor histidine kinase, which translates to MTTTRGALWPRTLGGRLSLVALATATLVMVALTVLFNVVARTHLRRQADDELRTRAEAVATTVDTRHDPVRVRETADDALLDTNVWIYAGARLLERPASAPAGSTLTEAAARLAAPGSTRRCATIEAHGPLRLCSRPVGDPAPHTPPRAVVVTALDLSPYRASADTLLLASLALGATILVCTYVLTRLAVGRALHPVRTMTEQATRWSAVASDERFGTTDRPLELARLGVSLDGLLDRIRAVLRHEQRLTAELSHELRNPLARITAELDWWRVRPRSAEETRATHARLADAAQCMRTICDTLLDDARDSARTAPGTTGVLPVLDRLTAAVPADGPATVTVSCPHTLTVGVPAALLERIVSPLLDNALRHARFRVLIRAGQHPDGSVCVEITDDGPGVPGSFTDRLFQPGHRADPDDGHGGAGLGLPLARRLARSAGGDVRHDARHAPGAAFVISLPAA; encoded by the coding sequence ATGACGACGACCCGCGGGGCCCTGTGGCCCCGTACCCTGGGCGGCCGCCTCTCGCTGGTGGCCCTCGCCACGGCGACCCTGGTGATGGTGGCCCTCACCGTGTTGTTCAACGTCGTCGCCCGCACCCATCTGCGGCGCCAGGCCGACGACGAACTGCGCACCCGCGCCGAGGCCGTGGCCACCACCGTGGACACCCGCCACGACCCGGTACGCGTGCGTGAGACGGCGGACGACGCACTGCTCGACACGAATGTGTGGATCTACGCCGGCGCCCGGCTGCTCGAACGCCCCGCCTCGGCCCCGGCCGGCAGCACTCTCACCGAAGCCGCCGCCCGGCTCGCCGCACCCGGCAGCACCCGGAGGTGCGCCACCATCGAGGCCCACGGTCCCCTGCGCCTGTGTTCCCGGCCCGTCGGCGACCCCGCCCCGCACACTCCACCGCGCGCCGTCGTCGTCACCGCCCTGGACCTCTCCCCCTACCGGGCCTCGGCGGACACCCTGCTCCTCGCCTCCCTCGCCCTAGGCGCGACGATCCTCGTCTGCACCTACGTCCTCACCCGCCTCGCGGTCGGACGGGCCCTCCACCCGGTGCGGACCATGACCGAACAGGCCACCCGGTGGAGCGCCGTCGCTTCCGACGAACGCTTCGGCACCACCGACCGCCCCCTCGAACTGGCGCGGCTGGGAGTCTCCCTGGACGGCCTGCTGGACCGCATCCGCGCGGTGCTGCGGCACGAACAGCGGCTCACCGCCGAGCTGTCGCACGAACTGCGCAACCCCCTCGCCCGCATCACCGCGGAACTGGACTGGTGGCGGGTACGGCCCCGTTCGGCCGAGGAAACCCGGGCCACACACGCCAGACTCGCGGACGCGGCCCAGTGCATGCGGACGATCTGCGACACCCTCCTCGACGACGCCCGCGACAGTGCCCGCACCGCCCCCGGCACCACCGGAGTCCTGCCCGTACTGGACCGCCTCACCGCGGCGGTCCCCGCCGACGGCCCGGCCACTGTGACGGTGAGCTGCCCGCACACGCTGACGGTGGGCGTCCCCGCCGCCCTGCTGGAACGGATCGTCAGCCCCCTCCTCGACAACGCGCTGCGCCACGCCCGCTTCCGCGTCCTCATCAGGGCCGGGCAGCACCCGGACGGCAGCGTGTGCGTCGAGATCACCGATGACGGTCCGGGCGTCCCGGGCTCCTTCACGGATCGGCTGTTCCAGCCGGGTCACCGTGCCGACCCGGACGACGGGCACGGCGGTGCGGGCCTCGGACTGCCGCTCGCGCGACGCCTGGCCCGCTCCGCCGGCGGCGACGTGCGGCACGACGCCCGGCACGCCCCGGGCGCCGCCTTCGTCATCAGCCTTCCCGCGGCGTGA
- a CDS encoding response regulator transcription factor, giving the protein MRHTILVVDDDHALRDVLLRGLRDEGFTAVGARDGAGALRLAGDAVDAVVLDVGLPDADGRDVCQAMRANGFRAPVLFLTAHHRLTDRLGGFSAGGDDYLTKPFHLVELAARLRAAIKRAGREAPARTGDLSLDPARFTAGVAGRDTALTPTEFRLLATLMAARGDIVGRRELVRAGWPEGARVSDNTLDQYLSRLRRKLREAGSDLTIRTTRGIGHRLV; this is encoded by the coding sequence GTGCGGCACACCATCCTGGTCGTCGACGACGACCACGCCCTGCGGGACGTGCTGCTGCGCGGCCTGCGTGACGAGGGCTTCACGGCGGTAGGGGCCCGGGACGGTGCCGGCGCCCTGCGCCTGGCCGGTGACGCCGTCGACGCGGTGGTCCTGGACGTCGGGTTGCCCGACGCGGACGGGCGCGACGTGTGCCAGGCGATGCGGGCCAACGGCTTCCGGGCGCCCGTACTCTTCCTGACGGCCCACCACCGGCTCACCGACCGCCTCGGCGGATTCTCCGCCGGCGGCGACGACTACCTGACCAAGCCGTTCCACCTCGTGGAACTCGCTGCCCGCCTGCGAGCGGCGATCAAGCGGGCGGGGCGGGAGGCACCGGCCCGTACGGGGGACCTGTCGCTGGACCCGGCCCGCTTCACCGCCGGCGTGGCCGGGCGTGACACCGCCCTCACCCCGACGGAGTTCCGTCTGCTGGCCACGCTCATGGCCGCCCGCGGCGACATCGTGGGCCGGCGCGAACTGGTCCGGGCCGGCTGGCCCGAAGGCGCCCGTGTCAGCGACAACACCCTCGACCAGTACCTGAGCCGGCTACGGCGCAAACTGCGGGAAGCGGGCAGCGACCTGACCATCCGCACCACACGAGGGATCGGGCACCGGCTGGTATGA
- a CDS encoding phosphatase PAP2 family protein: MIRRRTAAAAGLAALAGFALLAGIVTARGGSPLPVDRALLSWAVGHRPATAVTAIRRLTDTGTGAIPYVLAAVAGVIAGRTKRRKLIAAAASLLCLGAGQLLRRAVLHLIGRPRPPAGEWATHASGWSFPSGHATTAALTAALLITAVLLRSFPGRTLVVAVIGCWGAAVGLTRVHLGVHWFSDVIGGWLFALAWYAACVVAAARWLPALTTPAQKNGTDPGHDAGPRPSR; encoded by the coding sequence GTGATCCGGCGACGTACGGCGGCCGCGGCGGGCCTCGCGGCCCTGGCCGGCTTCGCGCTGCTGGCCGGCATCGTCACCGCACGGGGTGGTTCCCCGCTGCCCGTGGACCGCGCCCTGCTCTCGTGGGCCGTCGGTCACCGCCCCGCCACGGCGGTGACCGCGATACGGAGGCTGACCGATACGGGTACGGGCGCGATCCCCTATGTACTGGCCGCCGTGGCGGGTGTCATCGCGGGGCGTACGAAGCGCCGCAAGCTGATCGCTGCCGCCGCGAGCCTGCTGTGCCTGGGCGCGGGGCAGCTCCTGCGGCGGGCGGTGCTCCACCTGATCGGCCGGCCCCGCCCGCCGGCCGGTGAGTGGGCGACGCACGCGTCGGGGTGGTCGTTCCCCTCCGGCCATGCCACCACGGCGGCCCTCACGGCCGCGCTGCTGATCACGGCCGTACTCCTGCGCTCGTTCCCCGGCCGCACGCTCGTTGTCGCGGTCATCGGCTGCTGGGGTGCCGCGGTCGGGCTGACCCGCGTCCACCTCGGGGTCCACTGGTTCAGCGACGTCATCGGCGGCTGGCTCTTCGCCCTCGCCTGGTACGCGGCGTGCGTCGTGGCAGCCGCCCGGTGGCTGCCCGCGCTCACCACCCCCGCGCAGAAGAACGGAACGGATCCGGGGCACGATGCCGGCCCCCGCCCGAGTCGGTGA
- a CDS encoding DedA family protein has protein sequence MSAPLFATASPLAVNVLDAQSLLAAFGVLGVGVVLFAETGLLVGFFLPGDSLLFTAGLLCTGSSATGVHLSLAPLLIVAVAGTLTGSQCGYLIGRKAGGALLARSRSARLREGARRAEELLARYGIAKAIVLARFVPVVRTVLNPMAGALGVPARSFTLWQVTGGLLWTVGLTLAGYALGSSIPSVDRYLLPLVALIVVLSLLPLLSELLRSRRAAAGRRGGAGE, from the coding sequence ATGTCCGCACCTTTGTTCGCCACGGCGTCGCCGCTCGCCGTGAATGTCCTGGACGCCCAGTCACTCCTGGCGGCCTTCGGGGTGCTCGGGGTCGGCGTCGTGCTGTTCGCCGAGACGGGCCTGCTGGTCGGGTTCTTCCTGCCCGGCGACTCCCTGCTCTTCACCGCCGGTCTGCTGTGCACCGGCTCGTCGGCCACCGGCGTGCACCTGTCGCTGGCGCCCCTGCTGATCGTGGCCGTCGCCGGGACGCTGACGGGCTCGCAGTGCGGCTACCTGATCGGCAGGAAGGCCGGCGGCGCCCTGCTCGCCCGCAGCCGCTCCGCCCGGCTGCGGGAAGGAGCCCGGCGGGCGGAGGAACTGCTGGCCCGGTACGGCATCGCCAAGGCGATCGTGCTGGCCCGGTTCGTGCCCGTGGTCCGCACGGTGCTCAACCCCATGGCCGGTGCCCTGGGCGTACCGGCGCGTTCGTTCACGCTCTGGCAGGTGACCGGCGGGCTGCTGTGGACGGTGGGCCTGACCCTGGCCGGCTACGCCCTGGGCTCGTCCATCCCCAGCGTCGACCGGTACCTCCTGCCCCTCGTGGCGCTGATCGTCGTGCTCTCGCTCCTGCCGCTCCTGTCCGAGCTCCTGCGCTCCCGTCGCGCCGCGGCCGGGCGGCGGGGCGGGGCCGGCGAGTGA
- a CDS encoding BlaI/MecI/CopY family transcriptional regulator, whose protein sequence is MTNAKDERRPAGELEAGVLAVLWAAGTPLTPAEVQAALPHDPARTTVTTTLARLHDKGIAGRRRQGRGYAYFPVQDAPGLTALRMHSELERDADRETVLARFVAHLSPDDERLLRDLLDAEEQ, encoded by the coding sequence ATGACGAACGCGAAGGACGAGCGCCGGCCGGCGGGCGAGCTGGAGGCCGGGGTCCTGGCCGTGCTGTGGGCCGCGGGAACCCCCCTGACGCCGGCCGAGGTGCAGGCGGCCCTCCCGCACGACCCGGCCAGGACCACGGTGACCACGACCCTGGCCCGGCTGCACGACAAAGGCATAGCCGGACGCCGGCGCCAGGGCCGCGGCTACGCCTACTTCCCCGTCCAGGACGCTCCGGGCCTGACGGCCCTGCGCATGCACAGCGAACTCGAACGGGACGCCGACCGCGAAACCGTCCTGGCCCGCTTCGTCGCCCACCTCAGCCCCGACGACGAACGTCTCCTGAGAGACCTGCTGGACGCGGAGGAACAATGA